Proteins found in one Neofelis nebulosa isolate mNeoNeb1 chromosome 3, mNeoNeb1.pri, whole genome shotgun sequence genomic segment:
- the LOC131507465 gene encoding platelet factor 4-like yields the protein MRLRVGARAPSPLPSSGLLLLGLLLLPAVVSVPRVDPEDEHLRCVCVKTTSDVRPKYIRSLEVMGATVHCPVPQMIASLKNGRKICLDPNAPLYKKILRKLLES from the exons ATGAGGCTTCGAGTGGGTGCCCGCGCCCCCAGTCCCCTGCCCAGCTCGGGGCTCCTGCTCCTGGGACTGCTGCTCTTGCCAGCTGTGGTCTCCGTCCCCAGAG tgGACCCAGAAGATGAGCACCTGCGCTGCGTGTGCGTGAAGACCACCTCCGACGTCCGTCCCAAGTATATCCGCAGCCTGGAGGTGATGGGTGCGACAGTCCACTGCCCCGTTCCCCAGATGAT AGCTTCTCTGAAGAATGGTAGGAAAATATGCCTGGACCCGAACGCCCCCCTGTATAAGAAAATACTGCGGAAGCTTTTGGAGAGCTAG
- the PPBP gene encoding platelet basic protein, with the protein MGLSPTSSCSSTRRLPVLQGLLLLSLFLSTLVPSGLTKSADVEPFIELRCLCMKTVSGIHPSNIQNLEVLRAGPHCANVEVIATLKNGNKVCLDPEAPKIKKIVQKILESSGSMA; encoded by the exons ATGGGCCTCAGTCCTACCTCCTCCTGCTCCAGCACCCGCCGGCTTCCCGTCCTACAGGGCTTGCTACTGCTGTCGCTGTTCCTGAGCACGCTGGTTCCCTCTGGGTTAA CTAAAAGTGCAGACGTGGAGCCGTTCATTGAACTTCGCTGCCTGTGTATGAAAACCGTCTCTGGCATTCATCCAAGTAACATCCAGAATTTGGAGGTGCTCAGGGCAGGACCCCATTGTGCCAACGTCGAAGTGAT AGCCACGCTGAAGAACGGGAACAAAGTCTGCCTGGACCCAGAAGCTCccaaaatcaagaaaatagtCCAGAAAATTTTGGAAAGTAGTGGGTCAATGGCTTAA
- the LOC131507467 gene encoding C-X-C motif chemokine 6-like — protein sequence MRRTWGSHSARELQIRAPLPPLEPAPLAALVAAMSLPPSRAARAPRLSGSLCALLLLLLLTPPGPLASAGPVAVIVRELRCVCLTTTPGIHPKMIAKMQVIAAGPQCPKVEVIATLKNKKEVCLDPETPVMKKAIQKILDSGKKAD from the exons ATGCGGAGAACTTGGGGAAGCCACAGTGCGAGGGAGCTTCAAATCCGGGCTCCTCTCCCGCCTCTGGAACCCGCACCCCTCGCCGCACTCGTGGCCGCCATGAGCCTCCCGCCGAgccgcgccgcccgcgccccccgccTTTCGGGCTCGCTGTGCgcgctgctcctgctgctgctgctgacgCCGCCGGGGCCCCTCGCCAGCG cCGGTCCCGTCGCGGTCATAGTGAGGGAGCTGCGTTGCGTGTGTTTAACCACCACACCGGGGATTCATCCCAAAATGATCGCTAAAATGCAGGTGATCGCGGCCGGGCCACAGTGTCCCAAGGTGGAAGTCAT agCCACCCTGAAGAACAAGAAGGAAGTCTGTCTGGACCCAGAAACCCCTGTGATGAAGAAAGCCATCCAGAAAATCTTAGACAG TGGGAAAAAGGCTGATTAA